The following proteins come from a genomic window of Ilumatobacter coccineus YM16-304:
- a CDS encoding adenylosuccinate synthase produces MPVTVVVGAQWGDEGKAKVIDLLSKEHTYVVRYQGGHNAGHTVVVDGEKYALQLIPSGILYEHVIPVIANGVVVDLPTLFSEIDMLEARGNSCADLKVSSRAHLIFPWHQAHDAIAEAMRGDDKIGTTLKGIGPAYADKARRVGIRAGDVVDPERFATLIRERATAENKLIAEAGGDELDVDDMVARYSEMGARLKPYVAETISLLHNALAGGAHVLLEGAQATFLDLDHGTYPYVTSSNPTAGGACVGSGLGPRDLDRIVGITKAYTTRVGAGPFVTELFDDDGETLGRVGKEFGTVTGRARRCGWLDLVMIRHAVRLNSLTELSLTKLDILDGFDTVKICTGYSYRGETVTDYPDRYDVLEEIEPIYEELPGWKTSLSAARAAGELPAEAKAFIEVVEREVGIPVRVVGVGAERDDYLMWES; encoded by the coding sequence ATGCCCGTCACCGTCGTCGTCGGAGCCCAATGGGGCGATGAAGGCAAAGCCAAAGTCATCGACCTCCTCTCGAAGGAGCACACCTACGTGGTGCGCTACCAGGGCGGCCACAACGCCGGCCACACCGTCGTCGTCGACGGCGAGAAGTACGCCCTCCAGCTGATCCCGTCGGGGATCCTGTACGAGCACGTCATCCCGGTCATCGCGAATGGCGTCGTGGTCGACCTGCCCACCCTGTTCAGCGAGATCGACATGCTCGAAGCACGCGGCAACTCGTGCGCCGACCTCAAGGTGTCGAGCCGAGCTCACCTCATCTTCCCGTGGCACCAGGCGCACGACGCGATCGCCGAAGCCATGCGCGGCGACGACAAGATCGGCACCACGCTCAAGGGCATCGGCCCGGCCTATGCCGACAAGGCGCGCCGCGTCGGCATCCGCGCCGGCGACGTCGTCGACCCCGAGCGATTCGCCACGCTGATCCGCGAGCGGGCCACCGCCGAGAACAAGCTCATCGCCGAAGCCGGTGGTGACGAACTCGACGTCGACGACATGGTCGCTCGATACAGCGAGATGGGCGCACGGCTCAAGCCGTACGTCGCCGAGACGATCAGCCTTCTGCACAACGCGCTCGCCGGTGGAGCGCACGTGTTGCTCGAAGGTGCCCAGGCCACGTTCCTCGACCTCGACCACGGCACGTACCCGTACGTCACGTCGTCGAACCCGACGGCCGGCGGCGCCTGCGTCGGTTCAGGCCTCGGCCCTCGTGACCTCGACCGAATCGTCGGCATCACCAAGGCGTACACGACCCGTGTGGGCGCCGGCCCGTTTGTCACCGAACTCTTCGACGACGACGGTGAGACGCTCGGCCGCGTCGGCAAGGAGTTCGGCACCGTCACCGGTCGCGCCCGTCGCTGCGGCTGGCTCGACCTGGTGATGATCCGCCACGCGGTTCGGCTCAACTCGCTGACCGAACTGTCGCTCACCAAACTCGACATCCTCGACGGATTCGACACCGTCAAGATCTGCACCGGCTACTCGTATCGAGGCGAAACGGTCACCGACTATCCCGACCGATACGACGTGCTCGAAGAGATCGAACCGATCTACGAAGAGCTCCCGGGTTGGAAGACCTCGCTCAGCGCGGCACGTGCCGCGGGAGAGCTTCCCGCTGAAGCGAAGGCGTTCATCGAGGTCGTCGAACGCGAGGTCGGCATTCCGGTGCGCGTCGTGGGCGTCGGAGCAGAACGCGACGACTACCTCATGTGGGAAAGCTGA
- a CDS encoding sulfatase family protein, with translation MAPKQPNLLFIMSDDHAAHAISAYGSRINETPHLDRIAEGGMRFDAAFCTNSICAPSRAAILTGTYNHVNEVTTLATHLDNSLWTFPKALQAAGYQTSMFGKWHLGHGDAHDPTGFDHWRVLPGQGHYHNPVFIDSEKGIVERGGYVTDLITNDCLRRLDRRDPDRPFALFCHHKAPHRTWEPDARHFTMYDDVEIPYPDTFRDTLEGRAEVVQAVKMRMLDLDPIVDLKATVPPGLTLDEEIDWRYQRYIKDYLRVVASIDDNVGRMLDYLDDNDLADDTIVVYTSDQGFFLGDHGWFDKRLMYEESLAMPLLVRYPAAVAPAQVCDDIVVNVDFGPTLLDLCGVEPADHVQGRSFAPLLRGESPDDWPESMYYRYWMHNDGAHAVPAHYGVRTRTHKLICYYNDPLDQPGARGPANPVEWELFDLVADPLEVDNIHGAPGTEAITAELMAELERLQAEVGDQPFTPAD, from the coding sequence ATGGCGCCGAAGCAACCCAACCTGCTGTTCATCATGAGCGACGATCACGCCGCCCACGCGATCTCGGCCTACGGGAGCCGGATCAACGAGACCCCGCACCTCGATCGCATCGCCGAGGGCGGCATGCGGTTCGACGCGGCGTTCTGCACCAACTCGATCTGCGCGCCGAGCCGAGCCGCGATCCTGACCGGCACCTACAACCACGTCAACGAAGTGACCACGCTCGCCACCCACCTCGACAACTCGCTGTGGACGTTTCCCAAGGCGCTTCAGGCCGCCGGCTACCAGACGTCGATGTTCGGCAAGTGGCACCTCGGCCACGGTGACGCCCACGACCCGACCGGCTTCGACCACTGGCGAGTCCTCCCCGGGCAGGGCCACTATCACAACCCGGTGTTCATCGATTCGGAGAAGGGCATCGTCGAGCGCGGCGGCTACGTCACCGACCTGATCACCAACGACTGCCTTCGTCGCCTCGATCGTCGTGACCCCGATCGGCCGTTCGCGCTGTTCTGCCATCACAAGGCGCCGCACCGCACGTGGGAGCCCGACGCCAGACACTTCACGATGTACGACGACGTCGAGATCCCGTATCCCGACACGTTCCGCGACACGCTCGAAGGTCGAGCCGAGGTGGTGCAGGCGGTGAAGATGCGCATGCTCGACCTCGACCCGATCGTCGACCTCAAGGCGACGGTGCCGCCGGGGCTCACGCTCGACGAGGAGATCGACTGGCGCTACCAGCGCTACATCAAGGACTATCTGCGGGTGGTGGCGTCGATCGACGACAACGTCGGCCGGATGCTCGACTACCTCGACGACAACGACCTCGCCGACGACACGATCGTCGTCTACACGTCCGATCAGGGCTTCTTCCTCGGTGACCACGGCTGGTTCGACAAGCGCCTCATGTACGAGGAGTCGCTCGCGATGCCACTCCTGGTCCGCTACCCGGCCGCCGTCGCACCCGCGCAGGTGTGCGACGACATCGTCGTCAACGTCGACTTCGGCCCGACGCTGCTCGACCTGTGCGGTGTCGAACCTGCCGATCACGTGCAGGGCCGTTCGTTCGCGCCACTCCTCCGTGGCGAGTCACCCGACGACTGGCCCGAGTCGATGTACTACCGATACTGGATGCACAACGACGGTGCCCACGCGGTGCCCGCTCACTACGGCGTGCGGACGAGGACGCACAAGCTCATCTGCTACTACAACGACCCGCTCGACCAACCCGGTGCGCGCGGTCCGGCGAATCCGGTCGAGTGGGAGCTGTTCGATCTCGTCGCCGATCCGCTCGAGGTCGACAACATCCACGGCGCGCCGGGCACCGAGGCGATCACCGCCGAGCTGATGGCCGAACTCGAGCGACTCCAAGCAGAGGTCGGCGACCAGCCGTTCACGCCCGCCGATTGA
- a CDS encoding DUF445 domain-containing protein, with protein MHAATDTTGPPFADSADDRQKRRDLRQMKRVATSMLVVAAIIFVIAKVAEDDGGAWVGYVRAVAEAAMVGALADWFAVTALFRHPLRLPIPHTAIIPKRKDQIGRSLGDFVESNFLTTEVIEERLRGADIGRRAGEWLADADNAERAGEAVADVLRGGLEVLDDAEIQKGLEHLIESRVRATPVTPLLGKAIDLTVEGGHQQRLLDAVLVGISGFLDDNQETFRNRLYEESPWWVPEPIDDRVFAKIYDAVGRFLTDVRSDPSHEIRATVDKRVVAFATRLRDEPELLAKGEALKEELLDHPDVREWIDSLWSEAKRGMISAADDPDSELRLRLVNSLHRLGQRLAAEPELQRKVDQWVARALGYLVENYRAEVSDIIASTVAKWDGESTAEKMELQVGRDLQFIRINGTIVGGLAGLVIHAIGELL; from the coding sequence ATGCATGCGGCGACCGACACGACCGGACCGCCGTTCGCGGATTCCGCCGACGATCGACAGAAGCGACGCGACCTCCGGCAGATGAAGCGGGTCGCGACCTCGATGCTCGTCGTCGCGGCGATCATCTTCGTGATCGCGAAGGTGGCGGAAGACGACGGCGGGGCGTGGGTCGGCTACGTCCGGGCCGTCGCCGAGGCAGCGATGGTGGGTGCGCTCGCCGATTGGTTCGCGGTGACCGCGTTGTTCCGTCATCCGCTTCGCCTCCCGATTCCCCACACGGCGATCATCCCGAAGCGCAAGGATCAGATCGGCCGCAGCCTCGGTGACTTCGTCGAGTCGAACTTCCTCACCACCGAGGTCATCGAAGAGCGGTTGCGCGGCGCCGACATCGGTCGCCGCGCCGGTGAGTGGCTGGCCGACGCCGACAACGCCGAGCGGGCGGGCGAGGCCGTGGCCGATGTGCTGCGCGGTGGACTCGAAGTACTCGACGACGCCGAGATCCAGAAGGGTCTCGAACACCTCATCGAATCGAGAGTGCGTGCGACGCCGGTGACGCCGCTGCTCGGCAAGGCGATCGACCTCACCGTCGAGGGCGGCCACCAGCAGCGGCTGCTCGATGCGGTGCTCGTCGGCATCTCCGGGTTCCTCGACGACAACCAGGAGACGTTCCGCAATCGGTTGTACGAGGAGTCGCCGTGGTGGGTTCCCGAACCGATCGACGATCGCGTCTTCGCCAAGATCTACGACGCCGTCGGCCGCTTCCTCACCGACGTGCGCAGCGACCCCTCGCACGAGATCCGCGCCACGGTCGACAAGCGTGTGGTCGCCTTCGCCACTCGACTGCGCGACGAACCCGAACTCCTCGCCAAGGGCGAAGCGCTGAAGGAAGAACTCCTCGACCATCCCGATGTTCGCGAGTGGATCGACTCGCTCTGGTCGGAGGCCAAGCGCGGCATGATCTCCGCCGCCGACGACCCCGACAGCGAGCTTCGTCTGCGGCTCGTGAACAGCCTGCATCGTCTCGGTCAGCGCCTCGCCGCGGAGCCGGAGCTCCAGAGGAAGGTCGACCAGTGGGTGGCACGGGCGCTCGGCTACCTCGTCGAGAACTATCGGGCCGAGGTCAGCGACATCATCGCCTCCACCGTCGCCAAGTGGGACGGCGAGTCGACCGCCGAGAAGATGGAACTCCAGGTCGGCCGCGACCTGCAGTTCATCCGCATCAACGGCACGATCGTCGGCGGCCTCGCCGGCCTGGTGATCCACGCCATCGGCGAACTCCTCTAG
- the hisD gene encoding histidinol dehydrogenase: MRRQVWSSMDAEARASIMHRGLDDIFEPSLRASIGELIDDVRERGDAAVCDALGTFDGIDVTPEGLRVTDDELDSAAVSDAVDAAIDDAMTHLRDFNEQQMARAADWSFESEPGLTVGEKITPITSAGLFTPSGKASYPSVAYQLAVPAVVAGVPELALVVPPVPGGSGEVDAAVLVVCRKLGIRNVFRVNGPAGIAALGFGTESIPQVRKIVGPGSPAVTIAQVEMQRHGVATMMLLGPTESMVVADDTADPVRLAADLLIEAEHGTDSSVVLVTTSATLADATDAELDRQIAELPDVRATAARASLGPNGGCIVVDDLDVAVTIANEFAAEHLQVAVADDQIDRVVDGLVNAGEILIGQHTPFSAGNFVIGCPASLPTSGFAHVSSGITADTFLKRTAIARADERAAARMAPSVIALADHEGFPAHAAALHLRNR; encoded by the coding sequence ATGCGTCGTCAGGTCTGGTCGTCGATGGATGCCGAGGCGCGTGCCTCGATCATGCATCGCGGACTCGACGACATCTTCGAACCGTCGCTGCGCGCTTCGATCGGCGAACTCATCGACGACGTCCGCGAGCGCGGTGACGCCGCGGTGTGCGACGCGCTCGGCACGTTCGACGGCATCGACGTCACACCTGAGGGTCTGCGTGTGACCGACGACGAACTCGATTCGGCTGCGGTCAGCGACGCGGTCGACGCCGCGATCGACGACGCCATGACCCACCTGCGCGACTTCAACGAGCAGCAGATGGCTCGCGCCGCCGACTGGAGCTTCGAGTCGGAGCCGGGGTTGACGGTCGGCGAGAAGATCACACCGATCACGTCCGCCGGGTTGTTCACCCCGTCGGGCAAGGCGAGCTACCCCAGCGTCGCCTACCAACTCGCCGTGCCGGCCGTGGTGGCCGGCGTGCCCGAACTGGCCCTCGTCGTGCCGCCCGTCCCCGGTGGTTCGGGAGAGGTCGACGCCGCCGTGCTCGTCGTGTGTCGCAAGCTCGGCATCCGCAACGTGTTCCGCGTCAACGGCCCGGCCGGCATCGCCGCGCTCGGCTTCGGCACCGAGTCGATTCCGCAAGTCCGCAAGATCGTCGGACCCGGCTCGCCCGCCGTGACGATCGCGCAGGTCGAGATGCAGCGCCACGGCGTCGCCACCATGATGCTGCTCGGCCCGACCGAGAGCATGGTCGTCGCCGACGACACCGCCGACCCGGTGCGGCTCGCCGCCGACCTGTTGATCGAAGCCGAGCACGGCACCGACTCGTCGGTCGTCTTGGTCACGACGTCGGCAACCCTCGCCGACGCCACCGACGCCGAACTCGACCGGCAGATCGCCGAACTCCCCGACGTGCGCGCCACCGCGGCGCGGGCGTCGCTCGGTCCCAACGGCGGTTGCATCGTGGTCGACGATCTCGACGTCGCCGTCACCATCGCCAACGAGTTCGCCGCCGAACACCTCCAGGTCGCCGTCGCCGACGACCAGATCGATCGCGTCGTCGACGGTCTCGTCAACGCCGGCGAGATCCTCATCGGCCAGCACACACCGTTCAGCGCCGGCAACTTCGTCATCGGCTGCCCGGCGTCGCTGCCGACGAGCGGCTTCGCTCACGTGTCGTCGGGCATCACCGCCGACACGTTCCTGAAGCGCACCGCCATCGCCCGCGCCGACGAACGAGCGGCCGCCCGCATGGCACCGTCGGTCATCGCGCTCGCCGACCACGAGGGATTCCCGGCGCACGCCGCGGCCCTCCATCTCCGCAACCGCTGA
- a CDS encoding response regulator transcription factor has translation MTAVLLVEDDERISEPLIRVLRAESLDVTHVSAGQPALDAVALAAPDLVLLDLTLPDLDGLDVCRRLRVDHPGLPIIMLTARAEEMDVIVGLGAGADDYIAKPFRLAELVARIKARLRVAENTGAMARPGGPLVGAGIELDTSSRRCHVTDSATGERTEIELTTKEFDLMELLMSQPSVTFKRDDIMAAVWDENWWGSTRTLDTHISTLRKKILDRTDPPSKIVTVRGVGFRFEPSESTDSDQAG, from the coding sequence ATGACGGCGGTGCTCCTCGTTGAAGACGACGAACGGATCAGTGAGCCCCTCATCCGTGTGTTGCGCGCCGAGAGCCTCGACGTCACCCACGTCTCGGCCGGCCAGCCCGCCCTCGATGCGGTGGCCCTGGCCGCTCCCGATCTCGTCCTGCTCGACCTGACCCTTCCCGACCTCGACGGGCTCGACGTCTGCCGGCGTCTTCGCGTCGATCATCCCGGACTGCCGATCATCATGCTCACGGCGCGCGCCGAGGAGATGGACGTCATCGTCGGGCTCGGCGCCGGCGCCGACGACTACATCGCCAAACCGTTCCGCCTCGCCGAACTGGTCGCGCGCATCAAGGCCCGCCTCCGCGTCGCCGAGAACACCGGAGCGATGGCTCGACCCGGTGGCCCGCTCGTCGGCGCTGGGATCGAGCTCGACACGTCGAGCCGTCGCTGCCACGTCACCGACTCCGCCACAGGAGAACGCACCGAGATCGAACTCACCACCAAGGAGTTCGACCTGATGGAACTCCTCATGAGCCAACCCAGCGTGACCTTCAAGCGCGACGACATCATGGCTGCCGTGTGGGACGAGAACTGGTGGGGGTCGACTCGCACGCTCGACACGCACATCTCGACGCTGCGCAAGAAGATCCTCGACCGCACCGATCCGCCGTCGAAGATCGTCACCGTGCGCGGCGTCGGCTTCCGCTTCGAGCCGAGCGAGAGCACCGACTCCGACCAGGCCGGCTGA
- a CDS encoding sensor histidine kinase: protein MVLSTLAVVVVVMAVLLAPVFLVVNTAAEPEEQNGLFGRIAVIAVFALCAAAALAAVQARQLARPLERLARSAGRVGDGDFTTPAAASGIDEIDDIARSLRLSASRVDRMLEAERSFTADATHQLRTGLTGIAIRLELLERHADPDVANEAKAILDQTHDLNSTLDELLTVARKGSTGERAVVDLVDIVDHHVDDWRSRFESQRRQIVVTTGVTGAVQATPGLVGQIVNVLLENALRHGAGTVAILVQRGSIIVEDEGLGVVDDDVAGLFERPTDHQAAHGRGLALARRLAESDGGRLELTRRRPAEFTLTYVAAG, encoded by the coding sequence ATGGTCTTGTCGACCCTCGCGGTCGTCGTGGTCGTGATGGCCGTGCTGCTCGCACCGGTGTTCCTGGTGGTCAACACCGCCGCCGAACCCGAGGAACAGAACGGCCTCTTCGGACGCATCGCCGTGATCGCCGTGTTCGCCCTGTGCGCCGCCGCTGCGCTCGCTGCGGTGCAGGCGCGCCAGCTCGCCCGTCCGCTCGAACGCCTCGCCCGCAGCGCCGGACGAGTCGGCGACGGCGACTTCACGACGCCGGCGGCCGCGTCGGGCATCGACGAGATCGACGACATCGCCAGATCGCTCCGCCTCAGCGCCAGCCGCGTCGACCGGATGCTCGAGGCCGAACGCAGCTTCACCGCCGACGCCACGCATCAGCTCCGCACGGGCCTCACCGGCATCGCGATCCGGCTCGAACTGCTCGAACGCCATGCCGACCCCGACGTCGCCAACGAAGCGAAGGCCATCCTCGACCAGACGCACGACCTCAACTCGACGCTCGACGAACTGCTCACGGTGGCGCGCAAAGGCAGCACCGGTGAACGGGCCGTGGTCGATCTGGTCGACATCGTCGATCATCACGTCGACGACTGGCGCAGCCGGTTCGAGAGCCAGCGACGTCAGATCGTCGTCACGACCGGCGTGACCGGTGCCGTACAAGCGACACCCGGGCTCGTCGGCCAGATCGTCAACGTGCTCCTCGAGAACGCGCTTCGCCACGGAGCCGGCACGGTGGCGATCCTCGTGCAGCGCGGATCGATCATCGTCGAAGACGAAGGCCTCGGCGTCGTCGACGACGATGTCGCCGGACTGTTCGAACGGCCCACCGACCACCAGGCGGCGCACGGACGCGGGCTCGCCCTCGCCCGCCGGCTCGCCGAGTCAGACGGCGGCCGCCTCGAGCTCACCCGACGCCGGCCCGCCGAGTTCACGCTCACCTACGTCGCAGCCGGCTGA
- a CDS encoding thiamine pyrophosphate-dependent enzyme, with protein MTTELPADLDALEQALLERVGALRPSATSPVGVDPLTAATLLEAEVTSRLVDHTARWLRAEHGAGYYTIGSAGHEANAAIALALRPTDPALLHYRSGGFFMARSMQARQHGIAVGDPVVDVLRGMLARTTDPISGGRHKVFGSHPLSIIPQTSTIASHLPRAVGLALSFGIGEREEQVWPADSVVVCSFGDASLNHSTAQGAINWAGQSAHAGKRVPLLFVCEDNGIGLSVPSPNGWVAESTARRAGIRSIRVDGSDPAAALPRLDDFVDTVRADGAPGLIHLDTVRFLGHAGTDVETAYRTPAELTADRLRDPLVGAARLAIDAGTCTGGEFVEWYLDLRDTIRATALELRAEPEFATADEVMRPLRSGPAALPPPTPADLVLQVTRPVEPVTSRSEPHGDLGGEGLTLARTINRMLSEVLADDDSTLVFGEDVGRKGGVYGVTRGLQQRFGEARVFDTLLDEQSILGLALGASLNGFLPIPEIQYLAYLHNAEDQIRGEAATLGFFSDRQYANPMVIRIASYGYQKGFGGHFHNDNSIAVLRDIPGIVIASPAHPSDAAGMLAACVAEAGSNGTVCVFLEPIARYHDTDLHDAGDSGWLAPFDPTPTPLGRARTWGDGDDLTIITWGNGLLLSLQAQRRLADDHGVAARVVDLRWIAPMPLDDLVREASATGRVLVVDETRRTGGVGERIVAELVDAGFVGSIRRVASHDSFIPLGAAANLVLVGDDDIVAAALA; from the coding sequence ATGACCACCGAGCTCCCAGCCGATCTCGACGCGCTCGAACAGGCGCTCCTCGAACGTGTCGGCGCACTCCGACCCAGCGCAACCAGCCCGGTCGGCGTCGACCCGCTGACCGCTGCAACACTGCTCGAAGCCGAGGTCACGAGCCGTCTCGTCGACCACACGGCGCGCTGGTTGCGCGCCGAGCACGGCGCCGGCTACTACACGATCGGCTCCGCAGGCCATGAGGCCAACGCGGCGATCGCGCTCGCGCTTCGGCCGACCGATCCGGCGCTGCTCCACTACCGCTCGGGCGGCTTCTTCATGGCCCGATCGATGCAGGCTCGTCAGCACGGCATCGCCGTCGGCGACCCGGTGGTCGACGTGCTGCGCGGCATGCTCGCCCGCACGACCGATCCGATCTCGGGTGGCCGCCACAAGGTCTTCGGCAGTCATCCGCTGTCGATCATCCCGCAGACCTCGACGATCGCGTCGCATCTCCCGCGCGCCGTCGGTCTCGCGCTGAGTTTCGGCATCGGCGAACGCGAGGAACAGGTGTGGCCCGCCGACTCGGTCGTCGTGTGCAGCTTCGGCGACGCGTCGCTCAACCACTCGACCGCGCAGGGAGCGATCAACTGGGCCGGTCAGTCGGCCCACGCCGGCAAACGTGTGCCGCTGCTGTTCGTGTGCGAAGACAACGGCATCGGCCTCAGCGTGCCGAGCCCCAACGGGTGGGTCGCCGAGTCGACGGCTCGACGCGCCGGCATCCGGTCGATCCGCGTCGACGGTTCCGACCCGGCCGCCGCACTCCCCCGACTCGACGACTTCGTCGACACGGTGCGCGCCGATGGCGCTCCCGGCCTGATCCATCTCGACACGGTCCGGTTCCTCGGTCATGCCGGCACCGACGTCGAGACCGCCTACCGCACCCCCGCCGAGCTCACCGCCGATCGGCTCCGCGATCCACTCGTCGGCGCGGCCCGACTCGCGATCGACGCCGGCACGTGCACCGGGGGCGAGTTCGTCGAGTGGTACCTCGACCTCCGTGACACGATCCGGGCGACGGCGCTCGAGTTGCGCGCCGAGCCGGAGTTCGCGACCGCCGACGAGGTGATGCGTCCGCTCCGCTCGGGGCCGGCCGCACTGCCACCGCCGACGCCCGCCGACCTCGTGCTCCAGGTGACCCGCCCCGTCGAGCCGGTCACTTCGCGCTCGGAGCCTCATGGCGATCTCGGTGGCGAGGGACTCACGCTCGCGCGGACGATCAACCGGATGCTGAGCGAGGTGCTCGCCGACGACGACTCGACGCTCGTGTTCGGCGAAGACGTCGGGCGCAAGGGTGGCGTGTACGGCGTGACCCGCGGGCTCCAGCAACGGTTCGGTGAAGCGCGCGTGTTCGACACGCTGCTCGACGAGCAGTCGATCCTCGGCCTCGCGCTCGGGGCCTCGCTCAACGGCTTCCTTCCCATCCCCGAGATCCAGTACCTGGCCTACCTGCACAACGCCGAAGACCAGATCCGCGGCGAGGCGGCGACCCTCGGGTTCTTCTCCGACCGTCAGTACGCGAACCCGATGGTGATCCGCATCGCGTCGTACGGCTACCAGAAGGGCTTCGGCGGCCACTTCCACAACGACAACTCGATCGCCGTGCTCCGCGACATCCCGGGCATCGTCATCGCGTCACCAGCGCACCCGAGCGACGCCGCCGGAATGCTCGCCGCGTGCGTCGCCGAGGCGGGGTCGAACGGCACCGTGTGCGTGTTCCTCGAACCGATCGCGCGCTACCACGACACCGACCTCCACGACGCCGGCGACAGTGGCTGGCTCGCTCCCTTCGATCCGACGCCGACACCGCTCGGCCGCGCTCGCACGTGGGGAGACGGCGACGACCTCACGATCATCACGTGGGGCAACGGCCTGCTGCTGTCACTGCAGGCGCAACGCCGCCTCGCCGACGACCACGGCGTGGCCGCGCGTGTCGTCGATCTTCGCTGGATCGCCCCGATGCCCCTCGACGATCTCGTTCGAGAGGCGTCGGCCACCGGTCGCGTGCTCGTGGTCGACGAGACCCGCCGCACCGGCGGCGTCGGCGAGCGCATCGTGGCCGAGTTGGTCGACGCGGGTTTCGTCGGTTCGATCCGGCGAGTCGCCTCGCACGACTCCTTCATCCCGCTCGGCGCTGCGGCCAACCTCGTGCTGGTCGGCGACGACGACATCGTCGCTGCGGCGCTCGCTTGA